The Cellulomonas flavigena DSM 20109 DNA segment GCCACGAGCCCGTCGCAGAAGTCCCGCACCTCGCGGCGGAACGCCTCGCTCTCCTGCGCGAGCTCCGCGAGCGTCGTCTCCAGGCCGTGCGAGACCTGCACCTGGCGCCCGTCGAGCGCACGGACGAGCTTGTGCTCGTGGTTGCCCGGCACCGCGAGCGCGTGGCCCGCCGCGACCATGCCCATGACGAGCCGCAGCACACCCACGCTGTCCGGGCCGCGGTCGACGAGGTCGCCGACGAACAGCGCGCGGCGACCCTGCGGGTGCGCGGCGTCGACCGGCCGGCCCTCGGCGTCGCGCTCGATGACGTACCCCAGGGCGCCCAGCAGGGTCTCCAGCTCCGCGCGGCAGCCGTGCACGTCGCCGACCACGTCGAACGGGCCGCGCTCCTCACGCCGGTCGCTGCGCAGCGGCTCGCGCACGATCGTCGCGGCGTCGACCTCGTCGGTGCCCTGCAGCACGTGGACGGTGCGGAAGCCCTCGCGCCCCAGCCCGCGCAGCGAGCGGCGCAGCTGGTCGCGCTGGCGACGGACGGCGTGCGCGGGCAGCGTGCGGTCCGCGCGGGCCGCGTTGCGCTCCAGGCAGACCGGCTCGGGGATGTCGAGGACGATCGCGACGGGCAGCACGTCGTGCGCGCGGGCGAGCGCGACGAGCTGCTTGCGCGCGGTCGGCTCCACGTTGGTCGCGTCGACGACCGTCAGCAGGCCCGCGTCCAGTCGCTTGCCCGCGATGTGGTGCAGGACGTCGAATGCCGCGGCCGTCGCATCCTGCGACGTGACGTCGTTGGAGACGAGCCCGCGGCAGAAGTCCGACGACAGCGTCTCGAACGGCCCGAAGTGCCGGGCCGCGAACGTCGACTTGCCGGAACCGGAGACGCCGACGAGGACGACGAGCGACAGGTCCGGCACGGTCAGCGTGGTCATCGGGCGGCTCCTTCCGGGGTGGTCGCGGTGGTTCTCGTGAGCACGGCCATCTGCGTGGGCGGGCCGACCTCCGGGTCCTCCTCGCCGACGGGCAGCAGCGTCACGTCGTACCCGTGGCGGGCTGCGGCGCCGTGCGCCCAGTCCGCGAACTGCGCGCGCGTCCACTCGAAGCGGTGGTCGTGGTGGCGCATCGTGCCAGCGGCGAGCGTCGGGTAGCGCACGTTGTGCTCGGCGTTCGGCGTGGTGACGACGAGCGTCGCCGGGGCCGCCTCGCCCAGGACCGCGCGCTCCAGCGCCGCCAGGCGCGGCAGGTCGACGTGCTCGATCACCTCCATGAGCACCGCGGCGTCGAACCCGGCGACGCGCGCATCGCGGTACGTGACCGACGAGTGCGCGAGCTCGATGCGCTGCCGCTGCCGGTCCGGCAGCGTGTCGAGGTGCAGGCGACGGGCGGCGGTCGTCAGGGCGCGCGCGGAGACGTCCACGCCGAGCAGCCGCTCGAACGTCGGGTCCCGCAGCAGCTCGGACAGCAGGGCCCCCTCGCCGCAGCCCAGGTCGACGACCGAGCGCGCACCGGCGGCCTTGAGCTGGGTGACGACCGCGTCGAGACGCTGCCGCGCGAGCGGGACGCGGGGCGAGGCGTCGCCGGGCGCAGCGGTGTCGGGCGCAGCGGTGTCGGCGGTCTCCAGAGCCGCGTCCTCCGCTGCGTCCGCCTCCACGTCCTCGGGGCGCGTGTCGTCGACCTCCGCGAGCCGCTCCAGCGCCGACGTCGCCAGGCTGTTGCGGTGCGCGAGGTACCGCCGCGCGATCTCCTCGCGCGCCGGGTGGCCCGCGAGCCAGCCCTCCCCGGCACGCACGAGCTTGGCGACCTCGTCCGTGCCGACCCAGTAGTGCTTGCTCGCGTCGAGCGTCGGCAGCAGCACGTACAGGTGGCTCAGGACGTCCGCGATCCGCTGCGTGCCCGTCAGGCGCAGGTCGACGTACCGGGAGTCGCCCCACGCCGGCACGGTCGGGTCCAGCGGCACGGGCCGTGCGTCGACCTGCCACCCCAGCGGCGCGAACAGCCGGACCGCGGCCTCGGCGCCTCCGCGGCACGGCACGGCCGGCACGTGCACCTCGACGTCCCAGCGTCGCGCGGGAAGCTCGGGGCGCAGCTCGCAGCGCCCCGCCATGGCCGTCCGGAACACCTTGCCCAGCGCGACCGCGAGCATCGAGGACGCCGCGTACGGCCGGTCGTTCACGTACTGCGCCAGGCTGAACGCGACGTCCCGCGGCGCGCCCCGGCTGCCGCCGCGCACCAGCCCGACCGGGTCGACCTCGAGCAGCAGCGCGACCGTGCACCGCTCGTCCGTCGCCTCGGGGTAGACGACGTGCGCGACACCGAAGGACTGCCCGAACTGCTGTACCCGCCCGGGGTGCTTGTGCAGCAGGAAGCCGAGGTCGGTGGCGTCGGGGCCGGTCACGGAGAGCTGCAGGAACACCGCCGGATCGTCGCACGCGGGTGCGGGGCGTGTCCGGCGGATTGCTCCGGCGACCGGGCGACCTGTGCTGGACCACCCAGGTAACGACCGCCCACGCCCACGCGCGGACACGAGGGCGCTGCACCGCCACCGCATGACGCCCGTCGTCCGACACCACCGGGAGACCGACCTGATCCACCGGGCCGCCCGGTCGCGTTCGACCCGGCAGTCGCCCTGAGGGCCGGGCCCGACCGGCGGCACCACGCGCGCTACGGTCGCCGCATGGACGCGCACCCCGAGCCGACGCCGCCCGAGGAGCCGGTGAGCGTGCTCGCACGTGACGGCAACCGCGCCGTCGTCCACCTGCCCGGCCGACGGTTCCCCGCGCTCGCCGTCCAGGGCGACACCCTCAGCACGCTGCGCGACGACGCGGCGGAGGCCCTGGAGCTCCTGGCGTCCGCCGAGGTCGAGGAAGCGACGGAGACGCTGCGCCTGCTCGTCGACGACCTGGGAGAGCTCCTGGGGTTCTACGAGCAGGTGCTCGGCGACCTCGGCATGCAGCTGCCGTACGTCCGCCGCGCCTGAGAGCGCGAACGCGTCCCGGCGGTCAGCGCTCGAGCCCCCTCGCGAACCCCTCGACGGCAGCAGAAGCGACGACGGCGGCCTGTCGTCATGGCGGACGTACGCCGGCAAGGGGCCGGTCCCTCCCGACGAAGACCGACCCACCACTCGGGCCCGAGGACGCGACGCCGTCGACGACGAAGGGCCCGCACCCGCATCGCTGCAGGTCGCGGGCCCTTCGGGCGGCGGAGGATGGGGGATTCGAACCCCCGAGGGCGTTAACCCAACACGCTTTCCAAGCGTGCGCCATAGGCCACTAGGCGAATCCTCCTGGGTGCCGCGAGCCCGCGAGCGGGCGCGCTGCGGACAGGAGTCTAGCGGAGGTCCGCCCCCACCCCGACGCACGGGGCGCAGGCCGTCACGCGCGCGGCAGCGCCCCGCCCATGACCGCGAGCGTCGACGTCGCCGTCCACTCCACCCACCGCTCGCGCGTCCAGCCGCGATCCTCCACGAGCCGGCGCCACGACTCGTGCGAGTACAGCAGCTCGACGACGTCCAGCACGTGCTCGAGGTCGAAGGGTCGCGGCAGTCCGCGTGTGGTGAGCAGTGCCAGCAGCCCGCGCATGTCGGCGCGGCGGCGGTCGCACATCGCGACGTACTCGGCGTGGACGTCCGGGTGCGCCCCGGCGGCGACGACGAACGCCTCCCACAGCCGCGCCGACCGCGCGTACGCGTCGGCGACGAACGCCGTGGCCGTCCGCAGCAGCACCCCCGGGTCGCGGGCGTCGGCGACCGAGGCCGCGATGCCCTCCCCCAGGCTGCGCTCGCCCTCGACACCTGCGAGGACCAGCTCGAACGCCCGCACGAGCAGCTCGGGGCGCGGCCCCTCGTCCGCGACCGCCTGCTCCGGCACCCCTGCACGGCGCGCGATGCGCCGCACGGTCGCTGCTCCGTAACCGACGGCCTGGACCTCGGTGGCGACGGCCCGTAGGACGCGCAGCCGCATGGGCTCCTCGTGGACGGCCGGCGGCGCACTGCGGGAGGTGTCGGACGTCACGTCGTCCCTCCCGTCGAGGTGGTGCGGTGCTCCGCGGGTTGCTGCACAGCCTAGGGTGCGGTGAGCAGCGCCGACACTCGTCCCGGAGGTCCCGTGCCCCCCACCACCGTCGTCGCGGCGTGCCCCGTCCACGCGCACGTCGCACCCCTGCTGCCCGTCGCCCGGGCGCTGGTGGAGGCCGGGCACCGCGTGCGCTTCCTCACCGGTGAGCGGTTCCGCGACGCCGTCGAGGCCACGGGCGCCGAGCTCGCGGTCCTGCCGCCCGACGCGGGCGTCGACGAGCGCCGGCTCGACATCGACCACCCGGAGCGCGCCGGGCGCACCGGTGTCGCACTGCTGCGCTGGGACCTGACGCACCTGTTCGTCGCGCGGCTCGGCGCGCAGGCCGCCGCGCTCGACGCGCTGCTCGACCCGACCGTGGGCGCGGTGGTCTTCGAACCGCTGTTTCTCGGGGCGTACGTGGTGACGGCGCGGCCGCGCGCGTCACGCCCGCGCACCGTGGCCGTCTCGGTCTTCCCGTCCACCCTGCCGCACCCGGGCGTGCCACCGTTCGGGCCGGGGCTCGCACCGCTCCCCGGCCCGCGTGGGCGGGTCCGGGACGCGCTCGTGCGCACGGTCGTCGACCGCGTCGCGCTCGCCGGGCCGCAGGCGGCGGTGCGGCGGGCGATGCGCGCGGCGGGCGTCCGGCCGCACCCCGGGACGCTGTTCGCGTGGCCGCGCAGCGCCGACGTCGTCGCGCAGCTCACCGTCCCGGGGTTCGAGTACCCGCGGCCGCGTCTGGGCGACGCGTTCCGGCTCGTCGGCCCCGCGGGCGTGCCACGCCCGGGCGTGACCCCCGTCGACCCCGCGTCGCTGCCCGACTGGTGGGGCGACCTCGACGGGCGCACGGTCGTGCACGTCACGCAGGGCACGGTCGCCAACGACGACCTCGGGCAGCTGCTGCGCCCGACGCTCGACGCGCTCGCGGACGAGGACGTGCTCGTCGTCGCCGCCACCGGCGGGACCCCCGTCGAGCGGCTCGGGCCGCTGCCCGGCAACGTGCGCGCCGCGCCGATGGTGCCGTACGCCGCGCTGCTGCCGCGCACCGACGTCATGGTGACCAACGGCGGCTACGGCGGCGTGCACTGGGCGCTCGCGCACGGTGTGCCGCTGGTCGTCGCGGGCAGCACCGAGGACAAGGCGGAGGTCGGGGCGCGCGTCGCGTGGAGCGGCGCGGGGGTGCGGCTGCGCGGGAAGCGCCCGACGCCCGCGCAGGTCCGCGACGCCGTCCGCACGGTGCGCACCGACCCGGCGTACCGCGCGGCCGCGGCGCGGCTGGCGCAGCAGATCGCGGCGGCCCCGGGGGTCGCGGGGATCGTCGCGGCGGCCGAGGGACGCTGAGCGCGCCCACCCGGGCGGCCTCGGCCCGCCCGGTGCCTCGCCGTGCGGGTGGGGTCCGCCCGCCGTAGCGTCGAGCGCGTGACGGGAACGGGTGCGCGCCAGGTGCTGACCGACGGGTTCGGGCGGGTGGGACCGGTGGTCCGGGCCGCGCTCGAGGGCACGGGGTCCGCCGCCCGCACGTGGCGTCCGACGCCGCGGGCGACCACGCTCGCGTGGCTCGCCTGGCACGTCGCCCGCGTGCAGGACGCGCAGGTCGCGCCGCTGGCGGGCACCGAGGAGCTGTGGACGGCCGACGGCTGGGCCGAGCGGTTCGCCCTGCCGTTCGAGCACACCGCGACGGGCTACGGGCAGTCGCCGCAGGAGGTCGCGCTCGTCGACCCCGCTCCCGACCTGCTGCTGGGCTACCTCGACGCGAGCACCGCGCAGACCCTCGCGTACCTGCAGCGCGTCGAGGACGACGACCTCGACACGGTCGTCGACACGTCGTGGGACCCGCCGGTGACCCTCGGCGTGAGGCTGGTCAGCATCCTCGACGACTGCGCGCAGCACGCCGGGCAGGCGGCCTACCTGCGCGGGCTGCTGCCGGACGACGTCGCCCATCGCTGACGCCGCGTGTCGGCGGCGCCCGCTACGGTCCTGGCGTGGCGGAGTTCGAGGTCGACGCACCCCTGTGGCTCACGGACAACGGCTCGTGGGTGTTCCTCTCCCTGCCGTTCGACCTCGCGGACGAGATCGACGACCTCACGCGGGGCCGGCAGGGCGGGTTCGGCTCGGTGCGCGTCGAGGTGACGCTCGGCCCGTCGACGTGGCGCACGTCGCTGTTCCCGGCGAAGGCGCAGGAGACGTACGTCCTGCCGGTGAAGAAGGCGGTGCGCACGGCCGCCGGCGTCGCACCGGGCGACGTCGTGCACGTGCGGCTGCGCCTCGTCGACGCCTGACGGTCCGGGTGCGACGGTCAGGCCGGCAGACGGCCCTTGGCGAAGTAGGCGAGCGGGCCCACCCAGTTGACGAGCAGCGCGAGCCCCCACGCGAGCTTCGGCCCGTTGACCTGCTCCGACGGGCGCTTGGCCAGGTCCCGGAACGCCGCCGCGGCGAGCGCCACCTGCCCGGCCCCGACGACGACGACCGCAGCACGCTGCCCTGCGCTCATGTCACGCCACTGCTTCTTCTGCGCCACCGCGACCTCCTCGCTCGGCCCACCCCGGCCCGGACGCCGGCCGGTCACCCCATCGTGCACCCGCACGAGCGGGCGCGGCAGGCCGTGACGTCCCGCACCGCGCACGTGGCCGGGCACCCGTAGCCTGGCGTCATGGAGCTCACCCTGGGTCTCGACGAGGCCCTCACCCTGGCGCGCGCGGCCGACGTGCTGCCGCCCGCCGTCACCGACGTCCGCGGTGAGGACCGCCTCGTGCGTGCCCAGGTCAAGGTGCACGAGCTGCCCGGCGTCCCCGGTGCCGTGCGCATGGCGACGCGCATGGCCGGGCCCGTCGACGTGCGCGTCGAGGACCGTGGCGTGGCGGGCCGCACGTGGCGCGTCGCCGTGGTCGCGTCGCACCCGGTGCTGCGGATGGACCTGAGCCCGTTCGTCACCGATGCGGTGCGCGGACAGCTCGCGAAGCTGCCGGCGGGGGCCGCCACCGTGGCGACGCAGGACGGCGCGACGGTCGTCGAGGTGGACCTCGACCGCCTCGGCCCGCTGGTCGGCGAGCTGCTGCCCGCGGCCCGCGGCCTGCGCCTGCGCGTCGACGACGCCGCGCTGGGCTCCCGCCTGCACCTGAGGGCGACCATCGCCTGACGCCACCGGCGAGGTCGACGGCAGAGCGTGAGGGTTTGCCGTCGTCCTGCGACGGCAACCCCTCACGCTCGTGCGGTGACCGGGGCGGTCAGGGCGTCGTCGCGAGCGAGTGCAGGTGACCGACGAGGACCTCCTGCGAGCCCTTGACCAGGTACTCCCCGGACCAGCGCTCCTTGAGCACGAGCCGGGAGCCGTCGTGCAGCTCGACGGTCGCGTGCACGGGCGACTGCCGGTGGACCGTGGCGGTGCGGACCTCCTCGTAGGGCACGAACCGGTGCACCTGCGCGAGCTGGTGGACCGGCACCGCCTGCACCACCCCGAGGATGCGCGCCTTGCCGCCGTCCGTCTTCTTGGGGCAGGGCACCAGCACCAGGCCGCGGTCGAGGACGACGACGTCGTGGTCCGTGCCGTCGACCGCGACGTTCGCCAGGCCGGCGAGCACCTGGGCCCCGTGAGCGGTCGCGCGTTCGTGCACCTGGCCCACGGCCCGCGGGTCGACGCCGAGCCCGGCGAGCCACGCCCGGACGTGCTCGACGCCGCCGGGCCGGGCCGCGCGGTCCGCCCACGCGGTGAGGTCGGGCTCGTCGCCCTCCCGGTCGCGCAGCGTCGCCGGCCCCGCCCACTCGAGGCACCAGCGGGCGGCGCCCCCGGCCACGAGCGCGGCGCCCAGCACGGGCTCGAGCGCGCCGGCCAGGGGGTGCGGGGGGCGCTCACCGGGTGCCGCGACCATCAGCCGCCGCGGGTCGATGCCCAGCTCGCGCGCCAGGTCGTCGCCACGGCCCTGCTCGACGAGCTCGAGGACGGTCCCGAGCGTGGCGCGCTGCACCCCGGCGAGCCGGCCGGCGGCGCGGTGCACGGCGTCGGCACGGCGCTGCTGCGCGGCGGCGGCCATCGGCGGGACGAGCTGGTCCCACGGCAGGCGCTGCCGGTCGGCGACGTCGAGCACCTCGTCGGCCAGGTGCGCCGCCACCACGTCGAGGTGCGGCACCAGCACGGACGCCGGGCGGTCGTCGGGCTGTGCCGGGACGTCGGGCAGACGGTCCATGGCGACGACCCGCTCACCGATGGGCGGGTGGCTGTCCCAGCGGCTGCCCTGCTCGCCCGCGGGACGCTCGCGCACGGAGCCCAGCTCCTGCGTCCGGGCCGCGAGCAGCTCGCGGAACCCGCCGAAGAACGCGTCCGACGTGGGCGCCAGTCCGATCTCCCACCCGGGGGCCACGTAGCAGTCGAGGTAGAAGTCCCAGGCCGCGTCGATGACGAGCACCTCGCGGAGCGCGGACTGCGCGGTCGCGCGCCCCGCGGCGCGCACCGACAGCGCGTCGGCGGCGAGCTCCTGACAGCGGCTCGTGGCGGCGGAGACGAGCAGGTAGAGCTTGCCGTACTGCCGTAGCAGCCAGCCGGCGACGGACCCCGAGAGCTGGGCGAGGGTCGCAGCGATGACGGCGCGCCCGCGGTGGACGACGACGGACAGCCGCGTGTCGTCGTGCGAGTAGTGCCCCAGCTCGTGCGCGAGCACCGAGCGGAGCTGCCCCACGGTCAGCCCGTGCAGCAGCGGGACCCCGAGGACCATGCGGCGGGTGCCGCCGACGAGGCCGAGGAGACGCGCGTCCTCCCAGACGCCGGCGTTGACATCCGGCGCGAGGCGGATCTCGTCCGGGCCGCGCGTGCCGGTCAGGCTCGCGAGCTCGTCGACGATGCCCCACAGCTCCGGGGCGTCGGCGCGCAGCAGCACCGGGCCCGTGGGCTGCGGCGGGCGCGCACGGGCGACCTTCCACAGCGCGACGACCAGACCGCCCGCCGCCGCGAGGGTGACGAACCCGAGCTTGCCGGCGACGACGCCGGTGCCGGCCTCCATGGCCAGCACCGTGAGC contains these protein-coding regions:
- a CDS encoding 3' terminal RNA ribose 2'-O-methyltransferase Hen1, whose product is MFLQLSVTGPDATDLGFLLHKHPGRVQQFGQSFGVAHVVYPEATDERCTVALLLEVDPVGLVRGGSRGAPRDVAFSLAQYVNDRPYAASSMLAVALGKVFRTAMAGRCELRPELPARRWDVEVHVPAVPCRGGAEAAVRLFAPLGWQVDARPVPLDPTVPAWGDSRYVDLRLTGTQRIADVLSHLYVLLPTLDASKHYWVGTDEVAKLVRAGEGWLAGHPAREEIARRYLAHRNSLATSALERLAEVDDTRPEDVEADAAEDAALETADTAAPDTAAPGDASPRVPLARQRLDAVVTQLKAAGARSVVDLGCGEGALLSELLRDPTFERLLGVDVSARALTTAARRLHLDTLPDRQRQRIELAHSSVTYRDARVAGFDAAVLMEVIEHVDLPRLAALERAVLGEAAPATLVVTTPNAEHNVRYPTLAAGTMRHHDHRFEWTRAQFADWAHGAAARHGYDVTLLPVGEEDPEVGPPTQMAVLTRTTATTPEGAAR
- a CDS encoding DUF6959 family protein produces the protein MDAHPEPTPPEEPVSVLARDGNRAVVHLPGRRFPALAVQGDTLSTLRDDAAEALELLASAEVEEATETLRLLVDDLGELLGFYEQVLGDLGMQLPYVRRA
- a CDS encoding glycosyltransferase, with the translated sequence MPPTTVVAACPVHAHVAPLLPVARALVEAGHRVRFLTGERFRDAVEATGAELAVLPPDAGVDERRLDIDHPERAGRTGVALLRWDLTHLFVARLGAQAAALDALLDPTVGAVVFEPLFLGAYVVTARPRASRPRTVAVSVFPSTLPHPGVPPFGPGLAPLPGPRGRVRDALVRTVVDRVALAGPQAAVRRAMRAAGVRPHPGTLFAWPRSADVVAQLTVPGFEYPRPRLGDAFRLVGPAGVPRPGVTPVDPASLPDWWGDLDGRTVVHVTQGTVANDDLGQLLRPTLDALADEDVLVVAATGGTPVERLGPLPGNVRAAPMVPYAALLPRTDVMVTNGGYGGVHWALAHGVPLVVAGSTEDKAEVGARVAWSGAGVRLRGKRPTPAQVRDAVRTVRTDPAYRAAAARLAQQIAAAPGVAGIVAAAEGR
- a CDS encoding mycothiol transferase; translation: MTGTGARQVLTDGFGRVGPVVRAALEGTGSAARTWRPTPRATTLAWLAWHVARVQDAQVAPLAGTEELWTADGWAERFALPFEHTATGYGQSPQEVALVDPAPDLLLGYLDASTAQTLAYLQRVEDDDLDTVVDTSWDPPVTLGVRLVSILDDCAQHAGQAAYLRGLLPDDVAHR
- a CDS encoding DUF1905 domain-containing protein gives rise to the protein MAEFEVDAPLWLTDNGSWVFLSLPFDLADEIDDLTRGRQGGFGSVRVEVTLGPSTWRTSLFPAKAQETYVLPVKKAVRTAAGVAPGDVVHVRLRLVDA
- a CDS encoding PLDc N-terminal domain-containing protein, whose product is MAQKKQWRDMSAGQRAAVVVVGAGQVALAAAAFRDLAKRPSEQVNGPKLAWGLALLVNWVGPLAYFAKGRLPA
- a CDS encoding M48 family metallopeptidase, whose protein sequence is MSTRLRALVAVVTLGGFYVAALAVVVGLGALTVLAMEAGTGVVAGKLGFVTLAAAGGLVVALWKVARARPPQPTGPVLLRADAPELWGIVDELASLTGTRGPDEIRLAPDVNAGVWEDARLLGLVGGTRRMVLGVPLLHGLTVGQLRSVLAHELGHYSHDDTRLSVVVHRGRAVIAATLAQLSGSVAGWLLRQYGKLYLLVSAATSRCQELAADALSVRAAGRATAQSALREVLVIDAAWDFYLDCYVAPGWEIGLAPTSDAFFGGFRELLAARTQELGSVRERPAGEQGSRWDSHPPIGERVVAMDRLPDVPAQPDDRPASVLVPHLDVVAAHLADEVLDVADRQRLPWDQLVPPMAAAAQQRRADAVHRAAGRLAGVQRATLGTVLELVEQGRGDDLARELGIDPRRLMVAAPGERPPHPLAGALEPVLGAALVAGGAARWCLEWAGPATLRDREGDEPDLTAWADRAARPGGVEHVRAWLAGLGVDPRAVGQVHERATAHGAQVLAGLANVAVDGTDHDVVVLDRGLVLVPCPKKTDGGKARILGVVQAVPVHQLAQVHRFVPYEEVRTATVHRQSPVHATVELHDGSRLVLKERWSGEYLVKGSQEVLVGHLHSLATTP